Below is a window of Plasmodium sp. gorilla clade G2 genome assembly, chromosome: 14 DNA.
ctatacatataattatatataatacctatatttttttccattaaataaataatcacATTGGAATTATagaatgtattatataatttttttcttttttctttttttaaattaaataaacaatTTAAATTCTTGATTTATTTGTGTTCCctcttttttaattcttaattttataaaaagttaggattctatatattattatatatatatatataatatatattgttgtatatatatatattatgaaaaaaaaaattttttttactgttctacatatatattaaaaattatatcatatatctatatatatattagattatatatattattttcttcttataataatcaatttttataatataagaaatagagaaaatttttgtaatttatattatattaattttaatttctaTAAATgtacattttatatgtatattattaaaaaacaaaaaaaaaaaaaagaaaacttttttataagcataaaagaattaatatatatatgtattaaaattttaatgtAATTTTCTAATATAACGATTTAAGACAATGTAGGATAAATAAAggaattaaagaaaaaaaaacaaaaatcatataaccataggtaatatttatatatatatttatatatataatataatatatttctttaactTGTGTGTGATAAAATGAGGAAGCTGCTAAGTACAGCTATTATGGacttgaagaaaataaaaggaaataatTTTGAATCGAAACATTGTAGTGATAACTTAAAGTCtttaattataaagaatatcCATAAGTttgaaaatgatgaaattcttaaaattattgaaaaatacaatgagaaaaattataaagataccaaaattttaaaatgtaGTTATgatgtttttaaaaacaatGTACATAGATATTCATTtgatcaaataaataaaattatacgtttatataatatatcagaaATTTATGATATTGATTTTAATACATCagtttttaattatattataaaaagattGGACGCGATCCCACCTTATGTAATAGTCAATGTCTTTCACAGTAAGattaatgatataattaatgtgtatgtatttataagttcaccaaataatatatacacacatatatatacacatatatatatatatatatatatatatattttatttttagattTAATACGCTCAGGATTAAGAGattacaataatattaaccttataaaggaatattttattaaacatatagACAAATTCAACAACCTTGACTTAACAATTATATTAAGTTCATTTACCATATTACAAGAAGAATTATTGAAAAAAGcttcaaatataaatatcaaggatgtttcatttaatatatatgataagaaGAAAGAGCATTCTTTATGTTCTGAAGGACTATATGattatatggatatatttaaaataattttaaataagatagagaaagataaaaatattcatgaAACCTTGAGTGTAGTAAATTctgttttaatattaaatatgatgAGTAGAATAAATCTTTGTAATTacgaaatatttaaattttttacaaaaacctattataaaaatttaaacgATAAAGATTTAGAACCTCATCATTTTACCTTGTTATTAAATTCATTTGCTAAatgtaatatacatattaatattatgaagtatatattaaaatatatgaataataaaaattttattaataatttatcttatgtaaatattactAACGCTGTTCATTATATGGctaaatttaattataaaaatgcaACATTTTTAAATCATTTGAAAGATAAAGTAATTGAAATTATTGATATCATTCCTCAGAGAGAATTTAGTAATATCATGTGGTCCTTAGCTAAATTACATATTAAAgatgattatttttattatatagcTTTTCAAAAAATCAAACAAATTATAGACGTAATAGATATGATGTCTATTGCTCAAATATTAGATGCCAtgagaagaagaaaaaatttatcGAATGGACAAGTTATTTCTAGCACAATAAAAGAAAACCAGAATTTacaaaatcatatatattctcCGTTAcaagatataaaagaaacaaaattaaataaacaaaatattgattataagaataatatagaacataataataatcataatgatgaagaaaaagaaataaatacatCACAAACAGAAACACAGAATAaagatttaaataataatatacagtCTACATATAAAAGCCCACaaagtaatattatatcaattgaaaaaaatataaatacatataatataatatctgatgatttagaaaaaaatattatacatttattagtaaataaatacataaaacaCATACAACATTGTTCACTTCATGTCTTAACACAAGTGCCATTTTGTTGCTTACAgcttaattatattaatagtgatatatattataaatcattagaaattttaagaaaaaaaagaaatgatatGACAACTctgaatttaatatatgcaaaatattttcttagaATCTTTATTGAAAAGCAAGAAGCACATTTTCAAAAATTACCTCGTTCCCTTAAACAGTTTGCTAAGGAAATTTTAAATTCTGATAATAATTAGAAAgaacattttaaaattaaaaatataaaaaaataaataaataaatatatttagtatacatattaatagatgtcgttatattataaattaacaatttggtattttttattatttttatatgtattattttttaagatatatttttttatataatttaaatatttttaaatacatatataatatattttttttattttatttattttttttttttttttttgtgttataATTCAGTATAGGATATTATATACTTAATATTAAtgttatgtttttatttattattattattattattatatatttcttattttaattttgttataGGGTTGTTTTATATAACCCTTATTTCTTGTTCCCCCCTTTGatcttaataatatgtatttttaggtacatattaaaatatattatatacatatatatatagctcatttttatataaatttaacaatatttttctaatttgtttttaatatattttaatcatataaaacttttatatttctcaaaaaatatatatatttacacttGAGcgatattattttatataaatatgttttttaatgagtgcataaaaataaaacatttagaattatatatgtggtaaatgattattatataatatatattcataataatatagtatTTTAATgatcttatatatttaaaataaaaagcgTAACTTGAAAACACTAACATAATTTAAaggaatgaaaataaaaataaataaataataaaataaaaagaaataatatatttatataacatatatatataaatattattttatatatatatatatatatttatttatttaattattctgttaataaaatatattaatattttttaaacaaatTTCAAAGATGGCTACAATTAGTGGGTCAGAAACATTTTTACCCTTGGCTTTAATGGATAAGTGTAttggtataaaaaaaattttatgtaatatGTTATTTCTatagaaaaatgaaaagctTTTATGTATTcttcaatataatatataaataaatactatatgctatataattatatatatatatatatattcagaaattgtattattaaaatttctGTTTCTcttgataattatataaatatttttctttattttgttctataaaatatttcaataGGAAGTAAAATATGGATAATGATGAAAGGTGATAAAGAAATTGTAGGTAAATTGGTTGGCTTCGatgaatatgtaaatatggtaagttacaaaaaaaataaaaaattacaatacatttatatatatatatatatatatatatgtatcattttAAGATtcaatttcttttaaaaattttaaatatgtatatatataggtattAGAAGATGTTACAGAATACACGTAcgcaaataatattaaaaaagtaaataaaataaaaaaattattattaaatggaTTAAATATAACTATTATGGTTCCAGGAGGAACTCCAGtgaattattatgattatgaagaaaagttagaagaaaatatagcATAAATGAAAACGTTAAAATATACAgagtatataaattatttatccttttaatattttactcttattttatatatatatttttttaattttttttttgaaatattttataaatattatttttatttttattatatgtttttataatttttttttttatttctttataaaaatagaCATACacgaaaaaaaataaaataaaataaaataaaataaaataaaatgagtaaatgtaaatatataaacatataaatatgtatatatatatatatatatatatatttatatttatttatcccttcttttatataatgtgtatataaatttaaaaagccACAAATGCCCAGAGGACTATGGAGCCATCGGGATAACCATTAGAAGTTGCAATAATATTTTGGTTTTTCGGATAAGTGTCAACACTagttaaaaatgatatttgTTTCTTATTTGTATCAATTGAATGAGAATAATAAGAATGCTTATCCACATAATAGTTTGGTAAATAAAGATTTTTTATAGAATTAACATGAAAGCCGGTATAAAGATCATATACATGTGCATATGTATCGATAGATGGAATTATACATTTATCTCCTGCAATACAAGAGGAAAATTTTGGAATATCATCTTCATTTGATATAATTTCTGataacatataatttaaCGAAGGTTCCTTTTCATCAATATTTAACGAATGATAATTTGTATTTAACAAATTATTATGGTTAAAGTATGATTTgacataattataattatatataa
It encodes the following:
- a CDS encoding U6 snRNA-associated Sm-like protein LSm5, putative — protein: MATISGSETFLPLALMDKCIGSKIWIMMKGDKEIVGKLVGFDEYVNMVLEDVTEYTYANNIKKVNKIKKLLLNGLNITIMVPGGTPVNYYDYEEKLEENIA